Part of the Capsicum annuum cultivar UCD-10X-F1 chromosome 12, UCD10Xv1.1, whole genome shotgun sequence genome is shown below.
TGAATTGGACTTCAAGAATTTGTCATATTTGGATCTTTCTGCCAATAATTTCTCAACTGTTTTTCCTTCATTCAAAGATTGCTCCAATTTACAGCACTTGGATTTGTCATCCAACAAGTTTTATGGTGATGTTGGTGCTTCACTTTCTTCATGTGGGAAACTCAGTTTTCTCAACCTTACCAATAACAAGTTTGTGGGGTTGGTCCCTAAGCTACCAAGTGAAAGCCTACAGTTTTTGTACTTGCAGGGGAATGATTTTCAGGGTGTTTTCCCTAACCAGGTTGCTGATTTGTGCAAAACTGTGGTGGAATTGGACTTGTCTTACAATAATTTCTCAGGTATGGTTCCTGAGAGTCTTGGTGGATGTTCCAGTTTGGAACTTCTTGATATTTCGAATAATAATTTCTCTGGTAAGTTGCCTGTTGATACCCTGTTGAAGTTGAGTAACCTGAAGACTATGGTGTTATCATTTAACAACTTTATTGGTGGTTTGCCTGATTCTTTGTCCAATTTGGTGACATTGGAGACTTTGGATGTGAGTTCTAATAATCTCACTGGGATTATTCCTGATGGGATTTGTAAAGATCCTATGAATAGCTTGAAAGTGTTGTACCTTCAGAATAATTTGTTCAGAGGCCCTATACCTGACAGCCTAAGCAACTGTTCACAGCTGGTGTCACTTGATCTCAGCTTTAATTACCTGAATGGGAAAATACCATCTAGTTTTGGGTCATTGTCAAAGCTGAAGGATCTTATCCTTTGGTTGAATCAGCTTTCAGGAGAAATCCCACAGGAACTGATGTACATGCAGGCCTTGGAgaatttgattcttgattttaatgaATTAACTGGACCAATACCTGCAAGTCTTAGCAACTGTACCAAGTTGAATTGGATTTCATTGTCAAATAATCAATTGAGTGGTGTGATACCAGCTTCTCTGGGTGGTTTGTCGAATCTTGCCATTCTAAAGCTGGGTAACAACACAATCTCTGGGAGTATCCCTGCTGAGTTGGGTAATTGCCAGAGCTTGATATGGTTGGATCTCAATACTAATTTCCTGAATGGCTCCATTCCACCGCCTTTGTTCATGCAATCTGGTAAAATTGCAGTGAAATTGCTGACGGGAAAGAGTTATGCGTATATCAAGAATGATGGGAGCAAGGAGTGCCATGGAGCAGGGAATTTGCTGGAGTTTGGAGGGATTAGACCAGAACAGCTGGATAGAATCTCAACCAGGCATCCTTGCAATTTCACAAGAGTTTATCAAGGTGTCACTCAGCCAACATTTAACCACAATGGCTCTATGATATTTCTTGATTTGTCTTATAATAAGTTGGAAGGTAGTATCCCAAAGGAATTGGGGAGCATGTACTATCTTTCTATATTGAATTTGGGGCATAATGATCTGTCTGGTGCGATTCCTCAAGAACTTGGAGGCTTGAAGAATGTTGCAATTCTTGATCTGTCACATAATAGGCTCAATGGCTCGATCCCGAATGCCCTCACCAGCCTTACACTGCTTGGAGAGATTGATCTGTCAAACAATAATCTCAGTGGAATGATTCCTGAATCTGCACCATTTGATACATTTCCAGATTATAGGTTTGCGAATACTTCCCTTTGTGGGTATCCTCTCCAACCTTGTAACCCAGGACCAAAATCAGATGCGAATCAGCATCAGAAGTCTCACCGCAAACAAGCATCCTTGGCAGGGAGTGTGGCAATGGGTTTGTTGTTCTCCCTCTTCTGCATCTTTGGTTTGATTATTGTTGTCATTGAGACGAAgaagagaaggaagaagaagGAGGCTGCTCTTGAAGCGTATATGGATGGTCATTCACATTCTGCAACTGCAAACAGTGCTTGGAAGTTTACGAGTGCTCGTGAGGCGTTAAGCATCAACCTTGCAGCATTTGAGAAGCCTCTCAGAAAACTCACATTTGCAGATCTTCTTGAAGCCACCAATGGTTTCCACAACGACAGTCTTATAGGGTCTGGTGGTTTTGGTGATGTCTACAAAGCTCAGTTGAAGGATGGAAGTGTTGTAGCCATTAAGAAGTTGATACACGTCAGTGGACAGGGTGATCGAGAATTCACTGCTGAGATGGAAACTATAGGGAAGATCAAGCACCGGAACCTAGTCCCTCTTTTGGGTTACTGCAAAGTAGGGGAGGAAAGACTACTGGTTTATGAATATATGAAGTATGGAAGTCTTGAAGATGTCCTACACGATCGTAAGAAAATTGGAATCAAGCTCAATTGGCCTGCACGAAGGAAAATTGCCATTGGAGCTGCAAAAGGGTTGGCTTTTCTACACCATAACTGCCTTCCACACATTATTCACAGAGACATGAAATCAAGTAATGTCTTGCTTGATGAAAATTTGGAAGCTAGAGTATCTGATTTTGGAATGGCAAGGTTAATGAGTGCTATGGACACTCATTTGAGTGTCAGCACCCTTGCAGGCACTCCCGGATACGTTCCTCCTGAATATTACCAGAGCTTTAGATGTTCAACCAAGGGAGACGTGTATAGTTTTGGTGTCGTTTTACTTGAGCTTCTAACTGGCAAACAGCCAACGGATTCAGCTGATTTCGGTGACAATAATCTGGTCGGATGGGTAAAGCTTCACGCTAAAGGGAAAATAACTGATGTCTTCGATCGAGTACTACTGAAAGAGGATCCAAGTATTGAGATTGAACTTCTACAGCACTTAAAGGTAGCTTGTGCTTGCTTAGATGATCGACATTGGAAACGTCCTACTATAATTCAAGTTCTGGCAATGTTCAAGGAGATACAAGCAGGGTCAGGCATGGATTCCACGTCAACGATCGGAGCTGATGAAGTCAATTTTAGTTCGGTTgatggagggatagaaatgggCATAAATGGAAGTATAAAAGAAGGAAATGAGCTTAGCAAACACCTTTGAATGCAACAAGAAGAAGATTGAGGGTGCTGAGAGTTTGTTTGAGCTCCCAAATTTTCCAACACCTTCGAAACTATAtgcaaaaaaaagagaagaaaagaaaagaaatgccAGTGTAATTTTTAGTCAATTATTGTATGTACCACTAGTTGTCTCCATAAAATCTTGTGTAATACATAAAAGAAGGTTGTTTTTTAACTTGTAACAGTGTTGTATATAAATAGTGTATGAGTTTGTTTTTGCTACTTTTAGTCCACATTTGGTTCTCTTTGCTTTTCTTGAGGTACTTTACATAGCCATTAGATTCAGATCTAATCCTTAAAAGCAGCTGTTAGACTTCTGACCTCAGTGATGGTGACTAAGTGAATGGTATTTTTGGCCCTTTCTTCAAGGGTTTTCTTGTGTTTACTTTCTCATACTTCCTTCCGTTTCTCCTTTATcttcaaatttcctaattcgtttcttacatattttattcttttagtcTGGTAAAAAAACAAATAGTATTATTTTCCTATAATTAGAAGTAAGTTAACTAACAAAAGAGAGTTATTCGAATTGTAAACACGTCTCACTTTCAAACTTTCAACTCTATGGTCGTTAATAACTTTCAACTCTATGGTCCTAAATTTAAGTTACCAACAGAGTAAGGTAAATTCAAGTTATCAATAGAGTAAGGTCGTGAATTCAAGTTACCTATGGGAATTTCTAGGAAGGAGGAAGcacaaaataatttcaaatgatttatatatatatatatatataaatttgtttcagattataaattttttttttgggacgAACAGAATACTTACTTTAAAAAATTGCAGAAAAATTGTAGCATGTCCATGCATGTCTCTCGTTCTGCATGTGTGCAGTTAAGACATCATATCCTTCATTCAACAGGTTGTAGGCCCTTTTAGGCTTTTCTTCTTGCCCAATTCCTaactttgagaattttctttaaaatctttttttgtttAAGTTCTAGGTATATTTACACCATATGATTGTTTAAAATTAATTGGTcacttaattaataattatagaCAATCATTTATCAAAGATAAATTAATAAtctaaaaaagataaattaaaatatgttataaCAAGTTAATTATACTAATATTTTAAATGATCGGACTCTTTAAATATATTACAACAATCGTGCTGGATCCTTAAAAACATGCACTACGTGTGAGGAATCCAACATGCACCCTTGATATTTTTGCAAAATTGAATCTATATATGATAGTATTATAttgctatttttgtttttattcttgaagtgtcggtataaagaaaataacttcagGAATCAagcactaataaatatttttcttcaagaatatTTTTCATTGAAAGAGATAAATGACTTTCTTcagttatattttttcaatagtatatttgaatactttctaaattttactGAACACAGATTAATGAGAtagtttctttttcaaaatattttttttaaaaagaaatattttcaaaatttcctCCTATAATTAAGTGTCTATAtaaaaaggaaaacaatattTCCATTATACAGACAGCTAGCAATGCTTGACCATTCAACAACCTTCCTCTAATGTATTTCTTCATCACATGATTGAATAGTTTATTTCtatcataataaaaaagaaattggaaAATTATTTGCATTCCCCCCTATCCAACCCACCCCTCTTCCATACACAAGTTTGAATTTATAACCCAGTAAATCTggtttaaatttatatttatatttatattaagaaatttatttaatacatataaataattcatgtcaaaacttaataaattatcatgttgtaaaatttagaattgatacaaaaaaaaaagtgaattccCTTTCTTAttccccccacccccactcccACCCCCACCCAATCATTTAGAAAAGGGCATGATGTTTCATCATTCTTCTCCAAAACTTGCATTAATTTACACAAACATCTAAGGAAAGATGCAACATTTGCAAACGTGAATGTTTCTCTCCCTCTGTCCATTTTCATATATTCGGTATTAATTTGACTGATGgagtaataaataatttaatacttTTATTAGATTATCAtgtgaatataataaatttaatattttgaaaatgtcTATAGTTAATACTAATATGGATAAATtagatattaaaataaattactttttaattttttaaattagaaaaataaaagttaatatttatttttattatagtggataagtaaaaatgaataaaaggaATAACAGTTTGAATTGTAATACAGTTAAACCTTTTTATAGTAACAGTTTTTGTTCAAAATTTTTATGGTCGttatacacacacatattcatGCACGCTGATGTTTGACATTCAAATCTCATTAGCTGTTATAAACGAAACTATGCAAAATTAGAAAGAGCATCAATGTAAAAAAAAGAAGGCAATTATTAGTAGCATTTTTCTCATGAAGTTgtgaaataaatttaaatacattttttctttaaattagatatttatccTTGAAATTTATTGTTTGCATGACATTAATGATGATTACCATAAATAATTTGGcatgtattttatatataatatatttcttacaaaatattattacataatatttgattatactgTTATAGAGGTGTAGTATTACAAAGAGTGTACCACTATAATAAACGTCATTGTTGTTACAGATATCATGTCGTTACagagaagtaaaatataacatgaaaaataagtTTCGAAGAAAATCTGATTGCTATAGTGAAATGTTGTTATAACAAAGTGACGTTATAGAGATTTCAGACTGCAATATAAATAACTCTTTATATTATGTGTAACTTAATTTACTATAACAAGATACTTACTccctctattttaaaaaaaaattgacttactttctttttagtccgtttaaaaaagtataattccttttcttttttcgtGACATGTTTgagaccacaagatttaaaaacattttagtatatttgacataactttaatttaagaccactaatcttttgttttttaaaactcttttttcaaGTCAAAAcagaaaattctttttaaaacatcAGGAATATCATTTGCAATCCATACATGTTAAATGGAACTACAACTCGACCTTTTTACATagttgtatatatttgtttttagaaaTATTACTGAGCCTGAATAAATCTGTTTGTATATTACTAGCTCGTAAATTATATAAAAGATGTAAATAACACTAAAAGAATTCGGTGCTCATACCACATCTGCTGTATCAATCCAGTCGACTCAGAAAGGACCAGGTGAGATTTGAATCCTAATCTCACTTAAAAGAATATAAACCCTGTCATATCAACTCAGTCATCCTTgcagatttgatttttttaatatcaCCAGTGcaatgtaatatattataaagaCTAACTTATTTTATTTCCAATCTACAAATTTCACTTATTATGTGTAATTACGTTTAGCTTGCAGTCCGGGGTGTTAtagtgtagccgggttagtaagcCGAGGCTTGTACATAGGTGTTCTTAGTTTGTGTGTGTATGGTACGTCTAGGTGGGGGCCCTATATCTTAtgtcttagttcctattttcttatctcGTGTCGTCCTTATTTTCGCATATTtcatatttctctaatttccaatttactatttcttattcttgattttatcaTGTCATCCATCCACTTGTTACTATCCTTTAgcttgagccggggtctatcaaaaacagcctctctacttcttcggaggtagcgataTGATCTACGTACATCTTATCCTCCCAAGATCCCACTTcgtgggaatacactgaattagttgttgttattgatgtgtAGTTACCTTTGAAGAATAAAgggaatttttaaaattatgataaagTTACCTCCATATAATTTATCGGCCACGAATTTAACTTATGAAAATAGTCATTCATATTTGGATTAGGTGAATCTACATACTATCTACATCACATTTGTTAAAGTGCGACCTTTCTTCAAATCCCACTAGTACACACGAAATGCTTTGTCtatcttttttacttttaaatatgACCTGCAAACAAATTTAACCCTTCATTCTTTTccattatttgattattattattattattattattattattattattattatgaatgttcatttcaattttcaattataATTCCCAATTATCAATGAAGTTTTGAGTTGCACAAGTGGCACTTTCACTAAGATAGTAATGTTTAAATATAGGATTTGTGACATAGTAATCTTAAATTCTACTACTTTTAAGATGACCAAATAGACCTCTCATTTCGTGGATTGTATTTTTTCCTTTGCACGCTTCATGTAATGCGTGCATGTGCACGTGTGCTCTTTGCTTGAAGACGATGCAATTCCCATaataaaagcaagaaaaaaagggTGATTTTGCTACTTGTTCAAAGTGGTCCTATTCGCAAAACTTCGTAGAAAACCTACCAAAACTATAGGTCATATCTTCAAGATTTGGAGCGAAAAACAACGTAATTTGATCTCTTTCATAATTGAGCGTTACGTGTTTGGGTTAACTTATAAATTGATCAAATTAGCTCTTAAATAccccttttctcaaattttaattAGCAAtggggtgatttttttttttttttgaaaattcattataCATGAGTGATACATATGATTAGTGTAGAGTGAATAGTAGAGAACAAATTACTGTATCGAAgcaaattattttatcattgacGCACTGCAAATTTCAAAAAACTATTGCTAATACTTTGTAATTATCCAAACTATCTCTAGTGATAAaattttcctactttttttaatCAACTATCCTAAATGACTACTTAGACTAGCTTAAACATCTCCCAATAATAATTATACTATAACCCCAACCCCCATCTTCTCTCTATCCGTAGCAAGAATATAAAAAAGGTTAGAGGTATTCAATTCCAAGGGTGGACCAAATAAAAAAAGGGCCCCCTTATAATAATTTCGATGCATGCACGCAAAACCAATTGGATGTTTATAAATGTCACAATGCTTAGCTTATTACAAATTTTCATGTTCTTATTATCTAATAAATTGATGATATTCAAAATTTGTCCCCTTCTTATGGACAATTTGCCATAACCCATGCTCGATGTTATGTGCTTTGTGTATGGTATGTGTCTGCGTTCTCCAAAACCTATATGATATATTTctctagagttttttttttttttttttttttaaatagattcaGTTTATATAATGTCACACcttattataataatattgattGTCGGAATATCTTTTAGTTACTATAACAAAATATTGTTATAGCTAGAGAACATATCACATACAAGAATATAGAAAATtgcttgaaaaataaaatgataagtattttaaaataaatttatttgatgaGTACATAAATATTTTGAGATAGGTGGAGGAAGTATAAATTAACTCCTAAGTAGGAGGAGATTTTCTTTTGTCTTGGAGAGTGTTGGGAGGTCACTTTTTTTGTGTGTAACGTATAAAAGTACaaacttaaataaataaatatattcatcCATTTCCCTAGGTTTTTAGAACTTCAAAGTATTTTTGAGGGGTAAAACCTTGACTCATCTAAACAATCAGTACTAATTAATTACAACTACTTAAGTTAAAGGATTAAAGTACTGTATTTCATTCAACAAAATCGATGTGTTTTATATTGCTAGTGTTCACATGCTTGAGAACTTCactgttaatattttttttaaaaaataaaaataaaatcaacaagttggtttttaaattaataaaaagaaattctctagaagtgttttttttttttttttaattaggggAGGGGGAAGGGGAAGGGGAAGGGGGAGGGGATTATaatgtggggaatcgaaccctcaccaCCAAGGTGgaagttcaggtaactaaccagCTAAACTACTAAGATTACCCATTCTCTAGAAGTGCATTATGCGTGTTTTGAATGGGTGTATTTAAGATAAAATATTACTTAATTGAATAGTTTAGATTTGAAATGCAAATGTTATTGTCCGCCCATCTTTACTTGTTCCAATAGAGGTTTAATCTAAGAATTaatgattaatttattattttatattcattttatcTGGTCTATTAAAGACTATTCATTATCTAAAGCATTTTCAAAGTATTAATTTTATCATATACAAATGGTAAAATAGTAAATGTACCCTATTATTTGATGTTTTTTATGGtgtgtgtcaagtcaatagtgGAGAAGTAAATATAGACGGAAAGAGTAGATTTGTATGTTATTCTCCCCGTCCATTTTAGTTGTTCattatactaaaataattattcaattttgCTTGTCCGGTTTGAAACAACAAAGAATAATTTATTATCTCCTTGTCTATTTTGCatctattattaaataaatacTACATTCATTTCTCAACATTTAATTATTAATAGGATACTATATTTGTTGGCTTATACGACTCCACCAAAAGTCAAGGAATCACGTAGAAGTTCAGTAACTAAACAAGAAATGAAGTTAGGTCCAGAAAGATAAACAACAACACtacaaaaaaataagtaatttatgaTGGTTTATTTGTGGGAGTCATAAGAAACTCCCATTATACATTTATTTTGTGGCATTTTTGCCAACCCCCACAAATCAGTTCTTTTTATGGCGGTTTAGGTGTGTGGGTTATAAAAATcatcattaaatatttaatttgtgaCATGCATTTCAAACTTCCTAAAATTGTTCTTGTAGTGGTGGTTTTATTGTGGATGTTTTTAAAAACCtccaaaaatacattacattttaATCATTTGAGAAATTGTTAC
Proteins encoded:
- the LOC107850490 gene encoding systemin receptor SR160, with translation MKAHKSVCFQHPLSLNNLFLLSFYLQPLFVLLLIFFLPPSSPASVNGLFKDSQQLLSFKASLPASSILQNWLSSTDPCSFTGVSCKNSRVSSIDLSNTLLSVDFTLVSSYLIGLSNLESLVLKNSNLSGSLIAVAKSQCGVSLTSIDLAENTISGPVSDISSFGVCSNLKSLNLSKNSIDPPGKELVKGATFSLQVLDLSYNNISGLSFFPWLSSTGFSELEFFSIKGNRLAGSIPELDFKNLSYLDLSANNFSTVFPSFKDCSNLQHLDLSSNKFYGDVGASLSSCGKLSFLNLTNNKFVGLVPKLPSESLQFLYLQGNDFQGVFPNQVADLCKTVVELDLSYNNFSGMVPESLGGCSSLELLDISNNNFSGKLPVDTLLKLSNLKTMVLSFNNFIGGLPDSLSNLVTLETLDVSSNNLTGIIPDGICKDPMNSLKVLYLQNNLFRGPIPDSLSNCSQLVSLDLSFNYLNGKIPSSFGSLSKLKDLILWLNQLSGEIPQELMYMQALENLILDFNELTGPIPASLSNCTKLNWISLSNNQLSGVIPASLGGLSNLAILKLGNNTISGSIPAELGNCQSLIWLDLNTNFLNGSIPPPLFMQSGKIAVKLLTGKSYAYIKNDGSKECHGAGNLLEFGGIRPEQLDRISTRHPCNFTRVYQGVTQPTFNHNGSMIFLDLSYNKLEGSIPKELGSMYYLSILNLGHNDLSGAIPQELGGLKNVAILDLSHNRLNGSIPNALTSLTLLGEIDLSNNNLSGMIPESAPFDTFPDYRFANTSLCGYPLQPCNPGPKSDANQHQKSHRKQASLAGSVAMGLLFSLFCIFGLIIVVIETKKRRKKKEAALEAYMDGHSHSATANSAWKFTSAREALSINLAAFEKPLRKLTFADLLEATNGFHNDSLIGSGGFGDVYKAQLKDGSVVAIKKLIHVSGQGDREFTAEMETIGKIKHRNLVPLLGYCKVGEERLLVYEYMKYGSLEDVLHDRKKIGIKLNWPARRKIAIGAAKGLAFLHHNCLPHIIHRDMKSSNVLLDENLEARVSDFGMARLMSAMDTHLSVSTLAGTPGYVPPEYYQSFRCSTKGDVYSFGVVLLELLTGKQPTDSADFGDNNLVGWVKLHAKGKITDVFDRVLLKEDPSIEIELLQHLKVACACLDDRHWKRPTIIQVLAMFKEIQAGSGMDSTSTIGADEVNFSSVDGGIEMGINGSIKEGNELSKHL